In a genomic window of Epinephelus fuscoguttatus linkage group LG23, E.fuscoguttatus.final_Chr_v1:
- the LOC125884328 gene encoding prestalk protein-like codes for MSYLSYEKIQHGQQADPHHPICDLSVCGHLWSSDYNCTNHSCTNYCSTNHSCTNHSCTNYCSTNHSCTNHSCTNYCSTNHSCTNHSCTNHSCTNHSCTNYCSTNHSCTNHSCTNHSCTNHSCTNYCSTNHSCTNYCCTNHSCTNHSCTNYCSTNHSCTNHSCTNYCCTNHSCTNHCSTNHSCTNHSCTNHCSTNYRSTNYSSSNDYYSSSNDYYSSSSNDYYSSSNDYYSSSSNDYRSRSNYRSTNYCSNNYSSSSNDYYSSSSNDYYSSSRNYRSRNYRSSNYRSRNYRSSNYRSRNYRSRNYCSRNYCSRNYCSRNYRSRNYRSRNYCSRNYRSRNYRSRNYCSRNYRSRNYCSRNYRSRNYCSRNYRSRNYSSSPTDAQHHSGSSWDTSF; via the exons AtgagctatctgagttatgaaaaGATACA GCATGGACAACAGGCTGATCCTCACCATCCTATTtgtgacctgtctgtctgtgggcaCCTATGGTCAAGTGACTACAACTGCACCAACCACAGCTGCACCAACTACTGCAGCACCAACCACAGCTGCACCAACCACAGCTGCACCAACTACTGCAGCACCAACCACAGCTGCACCAACCACAGCTGCACCAACTACTGCAGCACCAACCACAGCTGCACCAACCACAGCTGCACCAACCACAGCTGCACCAACCACAGCTGCACCAACTACTGCAGCACCAACCACAGCTGCACCAACCACAGCTGCACCAACCACAGCTGCACCAACCACAGCTGCACCAACTACTGCAGCACCAACCACAGCTGCACCAACTACTGCTGCACCAACCACAGCTGCACCAACCACAGCTGCACCAACTACTGCAGCACCAACCACAGCTGCACCAACCACAGCTGCACCAACTACTGCTGCACCAACCACAGCTGCACCAACCACTGCAGCACCAACCACAGCTGCACCAACCACAGCTGCACCAACCACTGCAGCACCAACTACCGCAGCACCAactacagcagcagcaatgactactacagcagcagcaatgactactacagcagcagcagcaatgactactacagcagcagcaatgactactacagcagcagcagcaatgactACCGCAGCAGGAGCAACTACCGTAGCACCAACTACTGCAGCAAcaactacagcagcagcagcaatgactactacagcagcagcagcaatgactactacagcagcagcaggaactaCCGCAGCAGGAACTACCGCAGCAGCAACTACCGCAGCAGGAACTACCGCAGCAGCAACTACCGCAGCAGGAACTACCGCAGCAGGAACTACTGTAGCAGGAACTACTGCAGCAGGAACTACTGTAGCAGGAACTACCGCAGCAGGAACTACCGCAGCAGGAACTACTGCAGCAGGAACTACCGCAGCAGGAACTACCGCAGCAGGAACTACTGCAGCAGGAACTACCGCAGCAGGAACTACTGTAGCAGGAACTACCGCAGCAGGAACTACTGCAGCAGGAACTACCGCAGCAGGAACTACAGCAGCAGCCCCACTGATGCCCAACACCACAGTGGAAGCTCTTGGG ACACCTCTTTCTAG